A region from the Manihot esculenta cultivar AM560-2 chromosome 13, M.esculenta_v8, whole genome shotgun sequence genome encodes:
- the LOC110630537 gene encoding peroxidase 27, with product MAIQKLLPLQFFQLVLFLLLLDLANSQVLQVGVQVGLGITTSQGLQLGFYGQTCPNAEKTIHDMVQQFIDKDPTLAAPLLRMHFHDCFVRGCDGSVLLNSTNTNQAEKDAVPNQTLRGFNVIDTIKSAIEKDCPGVVSCADILALVARDSVAMVGGPSWVVRTGRKDGRISSASEASAQLPSPFASINQLKQNFAAKGLSVKDLVVLSGGHTIGIGHCFVIANRLYNFSGRGDTDPSLDPAYAAQLKTKCKPGDTTTVVDMDPGSPKLFDDDYYTVVARRRGLFQSDAALLNDIQTRAYVTLQAATNGVTFARDFGASMVKLGNVGVLTGSQGEIRKQCALVN from the exons ATGGCTATTCAAAAGCTTCTTCCACTTCAGTTTTTTCAACTGGTTCTCTTCCTCCTGCTCCTAGACCTAGCTAATTCCCAAGTATTACAAGTTGGTGTACAGGTTGGCTTGGGCATAACTACTTCTCAAGGGTTACAACTCGGATTCTATGGCCAGACATGTCCGAATGCAGAGAAAACTATCCATGATATGGTTCAACAATTCATTGACAAGGATCCGACACTTGCTGCTCCTTTACTAAGAATGCATTTTCATGACTGTTTTGTTAGG GGATGTGATGGTTCTGTGCTACTGAATTCTACAAACACTAATCAAGCTGAGAAAGATGCAGTCCCAAACCAAACCTTACGAGGTTTCAATGTTATTGATACTATAAAATCTGCAATAGAAAAGGATTGTCCTGGTGTTGTTTCTTGTGCTGATATTTTGGCTTTGGTAGCTCGAGATTCAGTTGCTATG GTTGGCGGACCATCTTGGGTTGTTCGCACGGGACGTAAAGATGGAAGAATCTCTAGTGCTTCAGAGGCTTCAGCACAGTTACCATCTCCTTTCGCCAGTATAAATCAACTGAAGCAAAACTTTGCTGCAAAGGGTTTAAGTGTAAAGGATCTAGTGGTTCTATCAG GAGGACACACCATTGGAATTGGCCATTGCTTTGTAATCGCAAATCGTTTGTACAATTTCAGTGGGAGAGGCGACACAGACCCATCATTGGACCCAGCATATGCAGCCCAATTGAAGACGAAATGTAAGCCTGGAGACACCACCACAGTCGTAGATATGGACCCTGGAAGCCCCAAATTATTCGATGACGATTACTACACAGTTGTTGCTAGAAGGAGAGGGCTCTTCCAATCTGATGCAGCTCTTCTCAACGATATCCAAACAAGAGCTTATGTCACATTGCAAGCTGCAACCAATGGAGTCACTTTCGCTCGAGATTTTGGTGCGTCAATGGTGAAACTAGGCAACGTTGGAGTCCTCACTGGCAGCCAAGGTGAAATCAGGAAACAGTGTGCCCTAGTAAATTAA